A section of the Salmo trutta chromosome 4, fSalTru1.1, whole genome shotgun sequence genome encodes:
- the LOC115191363 gene encoding gastrula zinc finger protein XlCGF8.2DB-like, with protein sequence MVHSHRDSGDALETGNDLSCSYTTEMDPGNMPLGLETQTDLSRGDWNQYSSSVYSEGCLDKKGEIIVDERTVKVKGEAPLTWNVDDTHLGEGHSQGRDFLDYRESLETNPNVATHSPLHTFRDRDPVSTSMGPSDSQSRDLFDQVLNSKDQRAKVLGGGAKSGDSKEKRFLCMFCNEGFSCLQKVEIHQRVHIGVKPFSCTQCHMHFAEAGNLKRHQRVHTGEKPFSCVQCHMRFTQAGDLKRHQRVHTGEKPFSCTQCHMRFAQAGNLKMHLKVHTGERPFACTHCVKRFSERRCLRIHQQKKHSTL encoded by the coding sequence ATGGTTCATTCCCATCGGGACTCGGGTGACGCGTTAGAGACTGGCAATGATCTGTCATGTTCTTACActacagagatggaccctggcaacatgcccttgggtttagagacacagactgatctgtctagaggggactggaaccagtacagtagtagtgtgtACTCTGAAGGCtgcctagataagaaaggggagATTATAGTCGATGAGAGGACTGTCAAAGTGAAGGGCGAGGCTCCTCTGACATGGAATGTAGACGATACTCACTTAGGAGAAGGACACTCACAAGGCAGAGACTTCTTAGACTACAGGGAAAGCTTAGAGACAAATCCAAATGTCGCgacccactcccctttacacaCGTTCAGGGATCGCGACCCAGTGTCCACCTCGATGGGGCCTTCTGATTCACAGAGCCGGGACCTTTTCGATCAGGTTTTGAACTCAAAGGACCAAAGGGCCAAGGTTTTGGGAGGGGGAGCAAAATCAGGCGATAgtaaagagaaacggttcctTTGCATGTTCTGTAACGAAGGCTTCAGCTGCCTCcagaaggtggagatccaccagagggtccacataggggtgaaacccttcagctgtacccagtgtcatatGCACTTTGCTGAGGCTGgcaacctgaagaggcaccagagggtccacacaggagagaaacccttcagctgtgtccagtgtcacatgcgcttcacccaggctggtgacctgaagaggcaccagagggtccacacaggggagaaacctttcagctgtacccagtgtcacatgcgcttcgCCCAGGCTGGCAACCTaaagatgcacctgaaggtccacacgggagaaAGGCCATTTGCCTGTACGCACTGTGTGAAAaggttctcagagaggagatgcctcaggatacaccagcagaaaaaacaTTCCACTCTATAA